The following is a genomic window from Opitutus sp. GAS368.
GGGTGTGGTTCCACACGTGGTTGAACAGGCGGGCGAAAAGATACTGCTTGGCCAGATACAGCACGAAGCCGTAGACGATGAAGAAGGGCACCAGCTCCACGAGGGTGGCGACCTTGTGCTTGTTGACCGCCAGCAGGACGCCGGTCATACCGCCGCCGATCATCGCGGCCCCGAAGACCATCGCGCCTGCGACGAGGTAGGCGGCATAGAACGGGCCGCTCTTGGCCGTGAAGCGGAAAAAGGCATCCCCCAGCCGGTGGCTGCCGATGCTGAACTCCCGCTGGTTCCGGATCCAGGCGGGGTAATAGATGCCCAGGGTGATTCCCACCACGAGCGCCTGGCCCAGGTAGGTCAGCGCGGCCATGCCATACGTCTGGCGGAACTGGAACCGCAGGCCCCGGTAGGCCGTGTTGTGGGCGTTGAACGCCAGCGAGCGCACCACGATCCAAGGCAGCAGCAGCACCCCGAGCCCCAGGGTGCCGAAGCGCACGACGGGGTAAACCTCGCCGATGACCATGTAGCCGAGGAACAGCACGGCGACCACCAGGGTGCCGGTCAGAATGCGGCGCGGATCGGCCCGGTAATCGAAGCGGTGCCCCATCAGCTCCGTGTTGCCACGCAGGTAGCGGCGCTTGCGCACCTTCGCCCAGGGCGCAAACAACCCGCCGGTCAGCAGCGTGAGCAGCGTGTTGACGATCCAGATGCGGAAATACTCCCTTTCCTCGCCGTGAAAGACGAAGGCGTGCAGCTCGCGCTTTTTCTCCGTCCCGAGCAGCGGCGGAGTGGGGGATTCGGCCGCCGGCGCGGATTGGGTCCGCAGCGACTCTTCGAGGGTCCGCTGCAGGTCGGCCGGAGTGTCATCGATCCTGGGCAGGGGCAAGGAGGCCGGTGGCGCCGGAGGGCCGGGTTGCAGGCTCTGCTGGATGGTGCGCAGGAAATCCGCGGGCGTGCCGATGGGGCCGGGGCGCGGACGCCCCGCTTCATGACCGGACGGGTGGCCGGCGGCGGATACAGACGGCGCCGATCCGGCGCCGGGCAATTCCGGGGGTGGCAGCGGTGCCGAGGCAGGCTGTTCAGACATGCAGGTTGGAAAGGGGCCCGTGCAGGACCGACTTTCCGGCAAGGCGGAATCAGGGCAATGCTATTTCCAATCCACCCGCAACTGCCCCGGGATCCGGCCTTGTTCGCGCAGGGTGCGCAGGGCCAGTGCGTCGTGGCGCTTGGCCAGGCGCACGCCCTTTTCGTCGGTGACGAGCGGGCAGTGATAAAACCCCGGCGCCGTGAGCCCGAGCGCCCGGTAAAGCAGCAGCTGGCGGAAAGTGGATTTCATCAGATCCGCCCCGCGCACGACCTCGGTGATGCCCATGGCGTCGTCGTCCACCACGCACGCGAGCTGGTAACTCGGGACGTCGTCCTTCCGCCACACGAGGAAGTCGCCGAACTCCCGACCGGCCACGGCGTGTTGCGCGCCGAAATGTCCGTCCGTGAATGTGAGGGTCTCGCCGTCAGGCACCCGGAAACGCCAGTTGATCGCGACGGGGTCGGTCAGCGACGGGAGCGAGGCGTCCGCCGGCGGACGGAACTGCGGCGGGTAGACCGGTTCGTCCGCCTCGTCGCCCTCGTGCGGCGCGCCCGCGGCGGCGAGGACGTCGCGCCGCGACCGGGCACAGGGATAGATGCACCCGGCGACGTGCAGCCGGGCAAGGGCCGCGCGGTAGAGCAGGAGGCGGGTGCTTTGCGTGAGCATTGGCCCGGCCCACGTCAGGCCGAACCAACGCATGTCCTCCACCATCGCCGTGACGAACTCCGGGCGGCAGCGGGCGGTATCGAGGTCGTCGTTGCGCAGGAGGAGTTCGCCGCCGGCGGCGCGGGCGCGCTCCTGGGCCGCCCAGAAGGTCCGGGCGTGCCCCAGGTGGAGCAGGCCGGTGGGCGACGGTGCCAGGCGGCCGATGTAGGAGGGTTTCACCACTAATCCACACTAATGGGTCACTAATCCCGGACAGACAATACCGGTCCTTAAATTAGTGCTGATTAGTGGGGATTAGTGGTTTCAAATTCGGTCATGCAAAAGCTCCTCTGCGTCTATTGTTCCTCCAGCGACCGGCTCGACCCCAAGTATGCGGCGGCCGCGGAGGAATTGGGACGCGAACTTGTCGCCCGCGGCTTCGGGTTGGTCTACGGCGGCGGCAAGACCGGCCTGATGGGTGCAGTGGCGCGGGCGGTCAAGTCCCGCGGCGGCCGCGTGGTCGGCGTAATCCCCGAGTTCATGAAGGCGCGCGAGCTGGCCTACGACGAGGCCGACGAGCTGGTGACCGTCGTGACGATGCGCGAGCGCAAGCTGCTGATGGAGGCGCGGGCCGACGCCTTCGTGGCGCTGCCGGGCGGCTTCGGCACGCTCGAGGAGATCATGGAGATCCTCACGCTGCGGCAGCTCGACGTCGTGAAGAAGCCCTGCGTGTTCTTCAACCAGGACGGGTTCTATGACGACCTGATCAAACTCTTCGAAAAAATGCTCGCGGAGAAATTCTTCAAGCCGTCGAACATGGACCTGTTCCGGGTGGCGGCGTCAGTGTCCGACATCTTCACGCAGATCGAGGCCGCCCGCGGCGTGCAGGCGGAGTCGAAGTGGTTCCAGACGCGGTGATTCCCGAATGCAGGGTCGCCGCTTGCCGGCGGACCGTTTCCCTATGGCCTGGCGACAAGCACCGGCCCTACATTTAGAAAAAGGGTCGCCCTACCGATACAGCCGGATCAGGTCCTCGCTGCGCACCCAGCCGGCCTGGCCGCCGGCGAAACTGAGCTTTGTCCAGCCGAGGAAGGTCTTCTCGGCCACGGCAATGGAGCCGGCGGAAAGCGGGGACATCTTCTGGGTCGTGTCGGCCTCGGTCGGGATGCTGCGCAGCGTGGAGGCCTTCCACACGATCACCGCGTCGGGCTGCGCGAGCGGCCCGTAGGTGTGCAGGCTGAGTGTGGCCGCGGCGGCAAGCAGGATGGCGAGGAGAATGGTGACGAGCGCGGTCGGCCGGGCCCAGCCGCCGATGCGGCCGTAGCCCTTCAGGAGCAGCACGACGAGCGCGACCGCGATGAGCAGGGCGGCGCCCACGAGGGCAAGCTGCCATTCGCCCGGGCTCGCCCAGCGCGCGAGCTCATGACGGCCATCGCCGCGGGAAAGCTCGACGAGCTCGGGCGGAGCCATGCCCGAACGCTGCAGCCCGAGCGCAAGATCCCAACGGGTCGCGTCGGAACGGGCGTTGAGCAGGAACGCCCCGGTCCAGTAACCGGTCGCCTCGGCCCAGCGATCCTGCTGGCCGAGGGCGAGGCCCAGGTTGTGACGGACCGTCCAGTCGCTCGGCGCCGTGGCGAGAGCCTGGCGCCAGTTGGTTTCGGCGACGGCAAAGTCGCCGCGCTTGTAGGCCTCACCAGCGACATCGGCGTGCGCCGCAACCGGTGCGAGCAGCACGGCGAGCGTGAAAAGGAAGGGCAGCAGGTTGCGGCCGGCAAAGAGCGAGGATGGCGGCCAGCCGGGCACCTTGACGCCCGCGAGCGCAGCGTCGGCGCGCACCTGCCAGTCCTTGGGCAGGGTGTTCTCCCGGCTGTGCAGGGCGCGATCGGCCTCGGACCAGAGCTTCGCCCAGGCGGAGGCGGCATCCGGGGCGTGACGGCCGACGCAGGCGTGAACCAGCGGGGTGCCGGGCGCGGCGTGCGGAACTTCCCAGAGCTTGGTCGTCTCCATCTGCCAGACTTTGAGCCGGGAGATGATCGCCGCGGGTTGAGAGTCGGAGGAACGCAGGGCCGACACCGCCGTGGCGAGGCGGGCGCGGGCTTCGCGCCGCCGGCGCTGCGGGTCGCGCTCGCGAGAGCGCAGGGCGGCGAGCGCCAGCCAGAGGAGCAGAGGACAGAGGACGGAGGACAGAAGACAGGCCCAGACAAGATTGAATGTCACCAAGGGCACGAAACCGGTGCTGCCTGAGGCGATGGGATCGCGCGGCAGGTTTTCGGGTGCGACCGGCGCCACGGCCGGCGGGAGGACCGGCGGCGCGGGCGTGCTGGACGGGGTGTTGATGGAGAACTGCACGGGCGCGCCGGAACCGGCCGGCGCCTGCACCGGAGTGGAGCCGGCGGTGATGGTCACCATGACGGGCTCGCTGGCGATGGTCTTGTAGGTGCCGGACTTGGTGTCGAAGTAGGTGAAGCGCACCGGCGCGAGCCGGTAGGTGCCGGGCTTGGTCGGCACGAGCACCACGTCCTCGGTCAGCGTGCCCTCGAACAGCGTGCCGTCCTTCATCGCGCGCTTGGACTTCGGCTGCACGACCTGGAAGTCATTCGACACCTCGCGCTCGGGCAGGCCGGTGACGTCCGGCCAGTTGCCCGTGCCGGCCAGCTCCAGGGTCCAGGTGACGGGTTCGCCGACGGCGGCGGTGAGGGGCACGACCTTGGAGGTGAAGCTGAACTCGCCGACGGCGCCGGCGAAGGCGGCGGGCGGCGTCGGCAGCGGCTTGATGGTCAGGGTCAGGGATTCCGACTCGATGGCGCGCTGCTCGACGGTGGGCTGGGAGAAAAGCCCGAAACCCGCGGTGCCGACCATCAGGTTCACCATCTGGCTGGCCGGCTTGAAGGTGTAATTGCCCGGCTGCTTGGCGTAGGCGCGGGTGGACTGCTGCAGGACGACATAGCGCTCGCCGCGGACGAGGGCCTCGTTGAGCTCGGGCTTGCTCCAGTCCTCCGTCACGAGCGGGGTGGACGGCCAGTCGACATTGGTGGCGATCGAGTGGTAGTAGCGCCGCACGATGTTGAGGTTGTAAGTGACGGGGAAGACCTCGCCGGCCCAGAAGGAATCCTTGTTGGCGGTGACCTTCGCGACGGCGACGTCGTTCACGGCGAGGCCGGAGTTGCCCACGGTGGCGTCGCCCACGGTGAACGTGGCGGACTTGACCGTGATCGGGCCCTTGTCGGTTTTAACCTCGAAGGCCGGGATGCTGATGGTGCTGCGCTTGCCCGGCCGCACGGGGAAAACGAGGGAGAAGCGGCGGGTCACGGTCATGTTGACCATGTTCATCTCGCTGCTCTGCGAAGGCCGGCCGATCTGGAGGCCGTCGATCTTGGGCAGGGCCGGGTCGCCGTCGGGCTCGCAATTTTCAAACACCAGGGCGAGGTCGCTGACCTGGTTGAAACCCAGCTGGCCGCCGGGTGGCTCCCAGCGTACGGTCTGGGCGCGCATGAGGGTGGGCAACAGCAGGGCGAACAGGAATAGGCCGAGGCCCAACGCGCTCAACACACCCCGGCGCTGCGCGCCACCCCTCTTGATAGAGGGGATCTGCATGGCCGTGGTTCGGAAATCCCCTCTGGAGAGGGGTGTCCGAAGGGTGGTGTGGGTAAGGAAGGGCATGAGGCGGGAAAGCATGATCATCACCAATTCTTGCCCGTGGTCTTGGGCTTCTGTTGCGGGCCTTGCATGATTTGCTGGAGTTTGGCGGGCGAATCCTGGTTGCGTACCTGCTCGAGCTTCTGGAGCGGCATGGCGAGCTCGGCGTCGATGGGCTCGGCGGGCTGTTTTTCCTGCTGCCCGCCGACCTTCTGCGTGCCGGCGGGCGGGGTGGACGGCTTCGGTTCGGCCTTCTTCTGGTCCGGCTTGTCCTTCATGTCGCCGAAGGCGTCCTTGTTCTGCTGCTGCGGCTGCTGGTCCTTCTGGTCCTGGCTTTGCTGGTCCTGCTTCTTTTGATCCTGCTGATCCTTGTTCTGGTCCTGCTTTTGCTGGTCTTTCTGCTGCTGCTTGTCCTGTTGCTGTTGGTCCTTCTTGTCCTGATCTTTCTTATCCTGTTTCGGCGGCTCCTCCTTTTTTAGCAGCTCCTCCAGCTCCGAGCGCACGCGCGGCCAGTCGGCGGCCTTGGCGTCAAGTTTCTCGCCGGTGTCGACCGCCGCCAGGGCGTCGCGGATGACCGGCTCGGGCGGTTGCTGCTGGGATGATTTCACGCGCTGGCCGTAGGTGACCGTGGTCTGCGCCAGCTCGGAATATTCCTTGGCGGTGACGGTGTCCTTGGCGGCGAGCCGGGCCACGGTGGTCGAGAGCGGTTTGGCCAGCGGGTCGCTGGGAGCTTCGCTCTCGGCGCCGCACGCAGAGGACGGATGACAGAGGACGGAGAACAGGACCAAGGCCGCAACAACGGCGACGGCCTTCCGTCCTCCGTCCTCGGTCTTCGGTCCTCTGGCCTTGCCCAGGGGCAGCGCCCGCTCGCGCGGGCGGACGGGGAACTCGGCCCAGAAGCTGATGAGCAGGAGGAGCAGGCCGGGGGCGAGGAACCACTGGAAGCGCTCGATGCGGCGCGCGGTGTTCTTCTCCGCAAACTCGCCTTTGCGACCGGCCTCGACGGTTTTCCGGAGCAACGCCGGCAGGTCCACCCACGAGCTGGCATCGGCGTAGGCGCCGCCCGTCACCTGCGCGAGCTCCTGCAGGGTCGAGCTGTTGAGGCGCGACATGACAACTGCGCCGCGCTCGTCCTTCACCAGGCCGCCGCCGGGCTCGGGGATGAACGACCCCTGGGCCGTGCCGACGCCGAGGCCGATGACGCGGATGCCTTTGGTCTTGAGCGAACCGGTCAGGCCCTGCCATTCATCCTCCGTGCTTTCGCCGTCGCTGAGGATGATCAGGTAACGGTCGGCGGTGGAGGTGCCGAAGGCCTGCATGGAGGTCTCGAGCAGCGCCTTGTAGTTCGTGCCGCCCTCGGGAAGGTAATCTGTGTTCAGGACGGGCAGGAACTCCCGCAGCACCTCGTAATCGGAGCTGAGCGGGCTCTGCAGGAAGGCGGTGCCGGAGAACAGCACGAGGCCGACGCGCTCGCCCTTCAGACCGTCGAGCAGGGAGGTGATGAGCAGCTTGCTGCGGTCGAGGCGCGAGGGCTTGACGTCCTGCGCCAGCATGGAGCGCGACAGGTCCATGGCGATGATCACCTCGCGCGACTGGTCGAACACCTGCTCCTCGATCACGCCCCATTGCGGGCGGGCGAGGGCGATGAGGCAAAGCGCCAGGCCGAACCAGAGCCAGATCCGCGGCCGGTTCTCGGCGGTGGTATGCTTGGCCCCCAACGAGACGTCGAAGGCCCCGGCCCAGGCGCGGGCGATCTTCGGCCAGTTCGCCACCGTGCGCGCGGAGTGGCGCATCAGCTCCCACGAGAAGAGCAGCACGAGCGGCACGAGGAGCCAGAGGAGATGCGGGGATTGGAAGCTCATTTCGATCCCCCGAGGTTGACGAGCAGAAGCACGAAGGAGGTCCAAAAGACAATCCGGGTGAGGGACCGGAGGTTGCGGAAACTGCGGCCGATGGAAAAAAGCAGCGCGACAAGGGCCGGCATGACAAGCTGCGACATTGCAACGCCCAGCGCAAAGCCCGGGTTTTCCGAAGTCCTCACGCCCTTGAGATAGCCCAGGATCAGATTGAGTCCGACGAGGACGATGGCAGCCGCCAGCATGGCAGCACTTGGCTGCGGGGCTGGGGTGGTCACCGAAGCGCCCGCTGCACCGGCGGTTCGGGCGCCGGACTGATTGCGCAGCGGCAGGCTGGGTGGCAGGGCGAACAGGGCCCCGAGGAAAAGCAGGCTGGCGCCGGGCGTGGCAACCCACGTGAACAGCTCGGTCGTGAGTAGATAGGACTTGGCGGTGAACTCGATCTTCTGCGCCTGATCGATGGCGGCGAAGGCCTTCTCGGCCGTGTCGACGTCGAAGGCGCGGAAGAACTTGCCGCCGGTGGCCGCGGAAATCTGCTGGAGGGCGCCCTCGTCGAGGTCAGAGACCACGCGGCGATAGCCGAGCAGCTTTCCGGTGGTTTCATCGCGGACCGGGAACGGCACGAGGCCGTCGCGGCCGGCGCCGATGGTGTAGACCGGCACGCCGCGGGCCTTGGCAATCTCGGTCGCCTGCTCGGGCGTCAGCACGCCGCGGTTGTTGGCGCCGTCGGTCATAAGGACGATGAAGGCGCCCTTGCGCTTGCCGCCTTCCTCGCGCTTGGCCTGCTCCAGCCGCGTCAGCGAGATGCCGAGGCCGTCGCCGATGGCGGTGCCGTCCTCGATCATGCCGATCTTCAGGCGTTCGATCTGCCGGGCGAGCCAGTCGTGGTCGAAGGTGAGCGGGGCCAGCGTGTAGGCGCGGCCGGAAAAGACGACCAGGCCGATGCGGTCGCTGGGTCGCTGGCTGATGAAGGCCTGGATGATGGGCTTGATGGCCTGCAGGCGGTTGATGCGCTCGCCGCCGCGCTCGTAGTCCTCGGAGAGCATCGAGCCGGAGAGGTCGATGGCGAGCATCAGGTCGTAGCCCTGCTGCTTCACCTCGCGCTTGTCCTCGACGATCTGCGGGCGGGCCAGGGCGAGGATGAGCAGGACAAGCCCGGTCAGGGCGAGCGCGGCCGGCCAGCGGGAGGTGGGGATGAGCGACGGCCGGTGCCACGCCGCGGCGAAGGGCACGACCAGCACCGGGGCGCCGCGCCGGCCGCGCACCCACACGAGCAGCGGCAGGAGGAGCAGCGCGAGCAGCCAGAGCGGATCATGAAAGGTATAGTCCTTCATGGGGCGACGAAGTGACAAGTGGCAAGAGGCAAGGGCCAAGAGCTGAAAACGGCGGAAAGCATGTTTTTTGTTACTTGATACTTGTTACTTTCACCCCCGGCGGCCCGCGTGCATACGGGCGTGGAAGAAGTGGATGAGCGCCTCGAGGCGCTCCTCGTCGGTGCGGACGGTGAGCCGGCTCAGGCTGTCGGGAAAGATGCGGCTGAAGGCGCCATCCCGCGACTGCACCCACTCGGCGTGGGCGGCGCGCTGGGCGGAGGAGGCACCGTTGAGGTTCACCAACCGGCCGGCGACCGGGTCGTAGGTGGTGAGGATGCGGTCGGAGGGCAGGTCGCGCTCCCACGGGTCGTCGACGCGGAAGCCCATGGTCTGGTAACGGCGCGAGAGGACGCTCCAGCCCTCGGGCTCGACGCGCGGCGGGAAATCGCCGAGCCAGATCAGGATGCTGTGGCGCGGCGCGGCCTTGGCCAGCAGGCGCCAGGGGACGAAGGAACCGGAGGATTGAGGACTGAGATCAGAGGACAGCGGCGGCGGCGTCTGGCCGAGCAGGGTGGCGGCGGCGTGCAGGATCTGGCCGCGGCCGCGGACGGGCTCCTGCAGCTTATAGCCGGCGGGCGAGGCGTGGAGGAAGCCGACGCGGTCGCGGTTGACGGCGCCGAGCA
Proteins encoded in this region:
- a CDS encoding YjgN family protein; translation: MSEQPASAPLPPPELPGAGSAPSVSAAGHPSGHEAGRPRPGPIGTPADFLRTIQQSLQPGPPAPPASLPLPRIDDTPADLQRTLEESLRTQSAPAAESPTPPLLGTEKKRELHAFVFHGEEREYFRIWIVNTLLTLLTGGLFAPWAKVRKRRYLRGNTELMGHRFDYRADPRRILTGTLVVAVLFLGYMVIGEVYPVVRFGTLGLGVLLLPWIVVRSLAFNAHNTAYRGLRFQFRQTYGMAALTYLGQALVVGITLGIYYPAWIRNQREFSIGSHRLGDAFFRFTAKSGPFYAAYLVAGAMVFGAAMIGGGMTGVLLAVNKHKVATLVELVPFFIVYGFVLYLAKQYLFARLFNHVWNHTRLDEHRFSANLGTGAWLKLQLHNLGLLLVSGGLLYPWTVVRSTRYALSCLHFEPVGPLDRIERLGKDEGSAFGETAGEFIGMDFGL
- the gluQRS gene encoding tRNA glutamyl-Q(34) synthetase GluQRS, whose product is MKPSYIGRLAPSPTGLLHLGHARTFWAAQERARAAGGELLLRNDDLDTARCRPEFVTAMVEDMRWFGLTWAGPMLTQSTRLLLYRAALARLHVAGCIYPCARSRRDVLAAAGAPHEGDEADEPVYPPQFRPPADASLPSLTDPVAINWRFRVPDGETLTFTDGHFGAQHAVAGREFGDFLVWRKDDVPSYQLACVVDDDAMGITEVVRGADLMKSTFRQLLLYRALGLTAPGFYHCPLVTDEKGVRLAKRHDALALRTLREQGRIPGQLRVDWK
- a CDS encoding TIGR00730 family Rossman fold protein, with protein sequence MQKLLCVYCSSSDRLDPKYAAAAEELGRELVARGFGLVYGGGKTGLMGAVARAVKSRGGRVVGVIPEFMKARELAYDEADELVTVVTMRERKLLMEARADAFVALPGGFGTLEEIMEILTLRQLDVVKKPCVFFNQDGFYDDLIKLFEKMLAEKFFKPSNMDLFRVAASVSDIFTQIEAARGVQAESKWFQTR
- a CDS encoding BatD family protein → MQIPSIKRGGAQRRGVLSALGLGLFLFALLLPTLMRAQTVRWEPPGGQLGFNQVSDLALVFENCEPDGDPALPKIDGLQIGRPSQSSEMNMVNMTVTRRFSLVFPVRPGKRSTISIPAFEVKTDKGPITVKSATFTVGDATVGNSGLAVNDVAVAKVTANKDSFWAGEVFPVTYNLNIVRRYYHSIATNVDWPSTPLVTEDWSKPELNEALVRGERYVVLQQSTRAYAKQPGNYTFKPASQMVNLMVGTAGFGLFSQPTVEQRAIESESLTLTIKPLPTPPAAFAGAVGEFSFTSKVVPLTAAVGEPVTWTLELAGTGNWPDVTGLPEREVSNDFQVVQPKSKRAMKDGTLFEGTLTEDVVLVPTKPGTYRLAPVRFTYFDTKSGTYKTIASEPVMVTITAGSTPVQAPAGSGAPVQFSINTPSSTPAPPVLPPAVAPVAPENLPRDPIASGSTGFVPLVTFNLVWACLLSSVLCPLLLWLALAALRSRERDPQRRRREARARLATAVSALRSSDSQPAAIISRLKVWQMETTKLWEVPHAAPGTPLVHACVGRHAPDAASAWAKLWSEADRALHSRENTLPKDWQVRADAALAGVKVPGWPPSSLFAGRNLLPFLFTLAVLLAPVAAHADVAGEAYKRGDFAVAETNWRQALATAPSDWTVRHNLGLALGQQDRWAEATGYWTGAFLLNARSDATRWDLALGLQRSGMAPPELVELSRGDGRHELARWASPGEWQLALVGAALLIAVALVVLLLKGYGRIGGWARPTALVTILLAILLAAAATLSLHTYGPLAQPDAVIVWKASTLRSIPTEADTTQKMSPLSAGSIAVAEKTFLGWTKLSFAGGQAGWVRSEDLIRLYR
- a CDS encoding VWA domain-containing protein, whose product is MSFQSPHLLWLLVPLVLLFSWELMRHSARTVANWPKIARAWAGAFDVSLGAKHTTAENRPRIWLWFGLALCLIALARPQWGVIEEQVFDQSREVIIAMDLSRSMLAQDVKPSRLDRSKLLITSLLDGLKGERVGLVLFSGTAFLQSPLSSDYEVLREFLPVLNTDYLPEGGTNYKALLETSMQAFGTSTADRYLIILSDGESTEDEWQGLTGSLKTKGIRVIGLGVGTAQGSFIPEPGGGLVKDERGAVVMSRLNSSTLQELAQVTGGAYADASSWVDLPALLRKTVEAGRKGEFAEKNTARRIERFQWFLAPGLLLLLISFWAEFPVRPRERALPLGKARGPKTEDGGRKAVAVVAALVLFSVLCHPSSACGAESEAPSDPLAKPLSTTVARLAAKDTVTAKEYSELAQTTVTYGQRVKSSQQQPPEPVIRDALAAVDTGEKLDAKAADWPRVRSELEELLKKEEPPKQDKKDQDKKDQQQQDKQQQKDQQKQDQNKDQQDQKKQDQQSQDQKDQQPQQQNKDAFGDMKDKPDQKKAEPKPSTPPAGTQKVGGQQEKQPAEPIDAELAMPLQKLEQVRNQDSPAKLQQIMQGPQQKPKTTGKNW
- a CDS encoding VWA domain-containing protein, giving the protein MKDYTFHDPLWLLALLLLPLLVWVRGRRGAPVLVVPFAAAWHRPSLIPTSRWPAALALTGLVLLILALARPQIVEDKREVKQQGYDLMLAIDLSGSMLSEDYERGGERINRLQAIKPIIQAFISQRPSDRIGLVVFSGRAYTLAPLTFDHDWLARQIERLKIGMIEDGTAIGDGLGISLTRLEQAKREEGGKRKGAFIVLMTDGANNRGVLTPEQATEIAKARGVPVYTIGAGRDGLVPFPVRDETTGKLLGYRRVVSDLDEGALQQISAATGGKFFRAFDVDTAEKAFAAIDQAQKIEFTAKSYLLTTELFTWVATPGASLLFLGALFALPPSLPLRNQSGARTAGAAGASVTTPAPQPSAAMLAAAIVLVGLNLILGYLKGVRTSENPGFALGVAMSQLVMPALVALLFSIGRSFRNLRSLTRIVFWTSFVLLLVNLGGSK
- a CDS encoding DUF58 domain-containing protein, which codes for MSAPVQTPASLVTSQLALLRQLEWRVRHAVENVLSGEYRSAFRGRGMEFDQVVKYTFGDDIRDIDWNVTARLGEPYRKKFIEEREVSLLLLFEDSVSLQFGSGAQSKREALLELAGLVMMLGAVNRDRVGFLHASPAGYKLQEPVRGRGQILHAAATLLGQTPPPLSSDLSPQSSGSFVPWRLLAKAAPRHSILIWLGDFPPRVEPEGWSVLSRRYQTMGFRVDDPWERDLPSDRILTTYDPVAGRLVNLNGASSAQRAAHAEWVQSRDGAFSRIFPDSLSRLTVRTDEERLEALIHFFHARMHAGRRG